The Capra hircus breed San Clemente chromosome 22, ASM170441v1, whole genome shotgun sequence DNA segment AGGCACGGGGGAAGGTTGGGCGTGGAGAACTGGGCCACCATGAGGTCCCGGTCAATTGTGAGCAGCTTCCAGCTTCCACCTGACCCGCCTGGAGAAGGCAGAGGCCACCACTACTTCCACACCCCCCGCCTCCAAATGCAGAGCCAGAACTGCCAGACTGGCGACTTTAAAGCCAGGTGTCCCTTCCTCCCTGAACAGCAAAGGGAGGCCCACAGAGAGATGTCACAGCCAATGACAGCCAACTGCACACAGCTCCGGGAGAGCCTCCTTCTCAGCCCATCCATCCAGTAGCTGTGCCCTGTGACTGCCAGATCTGGTGACACACCAGACCCCATGGTACATCCACCCACCCTTTGATGACTGTAGTCTGCAAGGTGGCAGCTGGGCCCAGGAGAATGGGGGCGGGGGTGAGGTGCTGATTCTAGGCAGTGCGGTCCAAGGAGAGTAAAATTCCTAAGCCGGGGACTGTACGATGAAACAGTTTGGGAACAACACTTTGGTAGCTTTGTGGAGGGGTGAGTACAGCCTGGGCAGGTGGAGGACTCAAAAAACATTTTAGGGGCAGGATCATCAGGCCTGGGTAAAAGGAAGATGAAGGAGCCAACCCAGGGCTTCTCCTGGGCACTGGAGAAGCAGAGGTGCCTCTGCCTGAGGTTTGAAGAGTGGGGAGGATGATTCTGGCCGATCCTGGCCAGAGAGACTTGTGTGGGTTTGAGGAGCCAGGTGGGGGCTGTGCTGAGCAGTGCCAGGAcacggggggtggggagggcaggcagAGGCGGGGAGGCAGTCTGTTGGCTGGCTGAGGGTCCTGCAGAGGTAGGGTCTTCAAAGCTGTCAGTAGAGGCTGCAGGACTCGCGCAGAGTGGACGCGAGCGCTGCTGCAGCCCCGTGTGCTTGAGTTCCGGTCCCTCCCCCGGCCTGGCTGGCCCCTCTCCCTGGCCCTGCTCACCAGCCGTCAGAGGGGTCACAGTGCCTGTCTGGGTGTCCACGGCAAACAGGTCCTGAAGCAGAGGGGAGGCCATGTTTGGCACCACATCCTAGGGCCTTTTGGGTCCTGCCTCCACCTCCTCTCTACCTTCCTGGGGACCCTGGGCCCAGCCCAGATCCGTGAGTGACTACGGCGACAGCTACTCAGAACAGTAGGTGTGGCCTggggatctgggttcaaatcccagttccatCACAACGTGGTGAGTGACCCTGGGCAGGAGAGGGAATGCCTCTGAACTCCTTCCAGCTACCCTGAGGACCCAATGATATCACACCCCAAAGGAGTCTGGCATACTGTGGTGTCCCTGCTCAACCCTGGGGAGAAACCACTGTCCCACCTCCACCAACTCCCCATATGGTGGTGTTCAGGGGTCCACCCCCATGGCAGCCcctgtgtcccccagatgtcccaggcCTGCCACTCCTGGGGATTGGTCAAGGGCTGCCTCTCAATACAGTCGGGGCCCCTTACCTGCCGGCTGCGCTGAGCTGTGTCAAAAACCACTCTCTGGCTGTCAGCTGACCAGCATCCCAGAGGCAGCAGGCTGCAGTAGATCCCAGAGAAGCTCTCTGCAAAGGCAGAGAGCTGGGGGCCATGTCCAAGAGTGGagggggtcggggggtggggggcagcaagACTCTAAGGAAGGCTGGGTTGCTGGGGAATTCACCTGGGGCCCCACACATGGGTACCTGAGGTGATGAGGAGCTGCCTAAAGTGCGGGCTGAAGGGCAGAGGCCTCTGAGGGCCCAGGAGAGGGGGAGCTTAAGAGCTCCCGAGAGAAACAGTAGGCACTGGCATTCCTGTGAGCTGCTCTTATTGGGCCCCTGGTAGGAGCGGATGCTGTAACCAAGGTAACACCTGTCTGTCCATTACCATACTTAGCTGACTGCCTGGCCCAGGGGCCTAAATAAATCCTACCCTCTAGTATCAtcactcatttaaccctcactaCAGTCCTGCAAAGAGCAGGGACAACCCCTTCCCCCTCACAATGGAAGCTCAGAGGGTCAGGATACTGCCCAGGAACACCCAGCCAGTAGGGGGCAGAGCCAGAATTCGTACCAGCTGCATCCCTGTAGCccaaagagaggaagaggagagcaTCTCTTGTCCCTGTGTCCTGGAACAGACCAGGTGGCCCGAGAAGGCAGGAGACTCAGCCCTCACATCCTTGGGATAGCCTGGGATCCCAAGCGGAGCTCTGAGCGCCTGAGACTGTGACTGGAGCTTATCAGCCAAGAGCCACCCTCCTGGAGACCCTGCTGCCTCAAGGGCTTGGACTGGACAAACGCTGGGGCAGGGGTTCACCCTTGGGGGTAGGACCTGCCAACCTAGTGTACTTTCCGAGAGCCTGTGAAGGAGCAGGGGCTTTAATCAGTCACTGGAAGGACAAGAAAGgtctatgggctgcagcctgaaTGAAACCGTCTCAGCTCTGGTCCAAGTGACTTCATTCTGTCAGAACCATGCCCGATGGTGATGGCCCCACCCGCTGTGGCAGCTGAACCTGGGGTGGTCCGGCAGAaggggagacttcagaaggaaCTCAGGATGGAAGAGCTGAGGAGGCTGGCCCCGAGCAAGGGGAACAGATGGCTAGAGAACAGAGCTGCAGGCTCCGCAGCAGCCGCCCCGCCACACACCCCTTACCTCCCAGTTGCCGAGGCACGacatccaccaccaccaccgtgaCCCTGGTATACCAGTCATACTGCAAGACAACAGGGCGGTCAGGCCCACCAGGGGACTGGCAGTGCCGTCAGGGCAGGGAGGCGAGGACCTGAGAGGAGCCTGATGTATCTCCTTTCTAGTGACTTGGACCAGAGGTCTGGAGAGGCCTCTGACTTTCAGGAGGGGCCCAGAGCCCACTACCTCCCAGCCCCTTGCAGAGCCCAGGCACGTGCAGATGAGAAGcattcctgtggacagagaatgcTCTCCAAGTGGTGAGTCTTGACTGTACGGAGCGTCCCAGGACAGCACTCTCAGCCTCTAGGCCCTGCCTGGAGAGATGGCCAGGTGGAGCTCATACCATCACTGCACCCAGGACATGAGGTCTACTGAGGGGCTCGTGGGGAGTCAAAACTGACTCTTCAGCTCTCATCCACCATCCCTTCCTCCTGTTGAcctcccccccccctccccccagctcaCCAGGCACAACTGGCCACACTGCTGATGGGGGACCAGAGATGGGAACTGCAGGTAGACGATGCGACACTGATCCGGGCTCAGCCGGGGAGAAGTGATAGCCAGAGAGTCAGCCGAGAGGAGCTCTGGACCAGACAGAAATGTGAGGATCATGCAGGCTGCCAGGGCCCAGGGTGTGTCAGTAAAGCACGGGCAGGTGCTAGCACGTACCGCAGTTCCCCCCAGTGAGGTCCACGTAGTATAGGGCTGACCTGGAACCACCAGAGAGACACTGAGCTTCAAGTCCAGTCTGAGCTGCAAGGCGCCCTGCCCCCCACCTTCGACTGTCCTCACCTCCGATTGGTGCAGAAGCGGATGCCCAACCGGAAGGGCTCATGCCACCAGCCTGCGAACACCACACCTGTGTCTCCAGGGGCCCAGAAGGCCTGTAAACAAGACCACAGGGCAGGTGTGAACACGGGCAGTCACTCAGGCAGGGGCCCCAGACTCCAGGAGTGATGCAGGCCAAGTCAGCACTAACCTGGCCAGGGGACACACTCTCAGGGACCCCCTCAAGCACAGAGATGTTGCCACTCTCGATATCCAGCACACAGAGTACAGGAGTGCCTTTGGAAACCATGTTTTCTCCCCAGTCTTCGTAAAATAAAAACTGGTCCCCCTGAGAACACAAGACACTCAATGCCCAGCCTGTCTTGTGGgagcctgccctgccccctggAAGCCAGTGCCTCCCTGGTTCCGGTAGGCACAGTGTGGGCAGAGAGCCCACTGAGCTcgagggctgcctggaggagcctTCACCAACTGGCCACGGCCGTGAGCACCTTAACGGCCTGGTCTGGCTTCTTCGGCCTGGCCATCTCATCATCACTGCCACTGATGTCCAAGGCTTTGGTCTGAAAGAAGGACTCAGCCTTGGGGCGCTTCTTCTCTGCCACGTATAGTAAGTGTGTCTCCGAGTGCGACCAGGACAGGCAGCCAAAACAGTCTAGGTGTAAGGAAGGCCGATCAGGGGGAGCCCAGGGTTACGGCTGCCCCTCCTGGCCACCCTGCCTGCTCACCAGCCGGCTGCCTCACCATCCTCGTAAACCGGCCCATGCTTCTCCAGCGCTGACAGGTTGAAGCTCTTGAGCTTCCGGTTCTTCTCCCAGACCTGAGGACATCTGGTAATCAGGCTGCCTGTCCTCCAACAAGAGCCTCATCGGTGGGACAGAACCCCCAGCTGCCTACCACCTGGTCCTGTGCAGACTCACCTCCAAAAACTGCTTCTCCTCCCCAGTGTTTCCAGCCTTGCGCAGCACGGCTTTCATGGTGCCTGAAGGAGATTCTCTGCTTAGCAGCCTGAGGACGATACAGGATAGCGGGTCAGGATGACCTCCCACCCAGTGACAGCCCATCCAGTCCCCTTACTGGTCAACCTCTTAGACAAGATTCTTAAGGCTCCAGCCCACATCCACCCTTGCAGCCCTTCTAGTCCTTTCACAGAAGCTGCCTGCCTCCGCCTCCTGGGGCAGGGCCTCTAGTTCCATCCCAAGTTTGGAGCAGGCCTCCAGCGCTTACGACCATGTCACTAGAGGCTGCCTGAACTCCCAAGGAGCAGGAACCtgactccaggcttcccttctGGGTCAGATCCACACCAAGGCCCATGGTAGGCATTCAGAAAAGGCTTGTAGATGGCTGGGGCCTTGCGGACAAGCTTCCTCCCTCAAACTTACTCCCCCCGGGTCTCCACACTGTTGCCCGCAGGCCCTGCAAACACCACTGAGTCCCCATCATGGAACACCAGGTACTGGCGGCAGAATCGGATGTTCTCCATGCGTTCCAGGTCCCTCTGGGTCCATTCTGCGAGGAGAGGCATGAGACTGCTCAACTTGACCAGTCCTGGCATGGGCTCCCCTCCCCAGCACCCCCTCCCTCAATCTGTCTCCAGATATTCTGGGGGCAGGATGAGTAACACCCGAACCCAGCTCAGGTCTAGCGCTCCAGAGCCTAAGCTGACAACATCTCAGGAGAGAAACCATTACTGCTCCTAGCATCCACCCTGGAACCTTGAGGGTGCGTGTGGGATAGGACGATGGGGGTAGCCCTTACAAGGCCCACGCTCTGCACTCATGGGCACCAGCTCATAATACTCTAGGtagccccaccccaaccccataCATCTGTGTGCACGGGGCTCTTGGGGAGGCACCCTTTCACACCCACTTTTCAAGAACGGCCTTCTTCCACACACCCGTGTGCACCGTCAGACAGCGAGCCCTCCACGTCCCCCTCCTCTCCCCGAATCCCCTCCAAACACACACCAGTGTGCACCGTCCTGTAGCGACCCCCGTACTGCGTGGTGACCTCTGGGCCCAGGCAGGCGGCGCTCAGCGCGGGCTGGCGGCTAAGGCCCCGGTACAGCGCCGCCGCCTCTTCGGGCTCGCTCAGCAGCACCTGCGCAGGGGACACAGCAGGGTCAGGCCCGGCCCGGGCTTCAAAGACCACGGGAACCGCGGGCCGATCCCTCACCTGCCGCTCCATGGTGGCTCTGGGCCGCCAGGGCGAGGCGGGGCCTGCGGGCGCCCGGAAGTGAGGCTCCGGGGGCGGAGCCCGGAGAGGCCCAGCCCGCCTCCGCCACGGGCTTGCAGTGAAGTGAGAGGGGCGGGATTTTCGACGAATGGGCGAGGACGGTTAGCCAGCGGGGCGGGACCTCCATGGTTGGTAAAGAGGAAGGGCCTGTAAGGAACAAGTAGGGGCTACGGTCGCTGGAGTCCTGCGGGGGAAGAGCAGGGATCTCCCAGAAAGAAGCCAGCTTCTCGGGGCGGGCTAGGTTGATGAGAGGCGAGCTCTGTGGGCCAAGTACTCGCCTATTACTGGGAGGGGACGGAATAAAGGCGCTGGTCTTTATGGAGGGGCGAAGTGTGCGAGTAACTACAGGGCCCACGAGAAGACGGGTTGAGGCCAGACTATAGACCGAGGACTCTTCGAAGAcgcgggagtgggggtgggggggtgggggtgcagagtGGGAGGTTCTGAGCCCAGCTAGGGTAAAGTCGAGTCCAGGGAGAGGAGGGGGGCAGAGCCTAAGAGGCGGGATGCAAGCCAAAGTCAGCCCCAGCTGGGGTCTCCCGCAGCCCGGAGGCTGGCTGTCGGGACCTCCTGGTCTATTGCTGGGCTTACATTCACCAGACGCTGCTCTGCAGGGGGTTCTCTGGCCGAAGAGAAAAGGGTGGAGGTGTGCTCCTGGTAGAATGCAGAGCTCTGGGCTTATGGCAAAGGGCGGGTACAAAGTTCACACAGGGTGTTGCCAGGTCTTATCGGACACCAAGCCTGACCCAGAAGCTATCTGCCCCTCcagccctcccccaccctgctccgtggcacgtggatGAGCGCATGAGCCTGTCTGCCTTCCCAGGCCTCAGCCCAAGTTCTTGGGTGCAGAGGGCCTGGTGGGTACAGGCCCCCCCCAGAACCAGAGTCCTTCCTGTGGAATGAGAAACCTGGGCAAGAAGGCTCCCTCAGGACACTGGCATTGGACAGGGCAGGTTACCATGGCAGAAGAGGCTGGCCAGTTGTCAAACCAGAAGCAATGGATGTCTCCTGAGCTTGGCTGGAGCCAAGGACCCTGGCTCCCTCAGGACCCTGGGTCCCTGTGCCCTGCCTTGCCTGTGACTCAGATCCCACTTGACTGGCCTGCagcttccccttccccttccccatcaGACTAGTCAGGTAAAAACAGTTTCCATTTTCTGAGGCCACTTATTTGTGAGCATCCATAGGTGCAGGCCTGTTAAGGTCAGAACTGGGAGCAGAAAGAGTGGCCCCAGCCACCCATCTGGGTGGAAAGGTGGAAATGAggatgttcattacagcattgtTTACAACAGGAAAACTGGGAACATAGTGCCTGTCTTTGAGGGCGCTTTCAGCAGCCTGGCTGTAAACTCATGGTGCAGCTCTCTGGAGGCTGGGCATTGGAGGATGAACATCTAAGTATCTGGAATGAACATGTAGAAATAAACAGAATGCTAGAAAACAGGAACTGCTGTATCTTTCTGGCtctgtttaaaatgaaaaagaaaaacacaggaagGAAAGACATGCATCAAGATACTAACTTTGAGGAAGGCCAGAGGTGAGGCTGATACTCTTTTCACTTATCtgtgtttttaaacatttctagaAACTCAGGGTTACTTtgaaaagaaggctttcttagtCTGGGGAAGGACTAAGATCTAGTAGTCCCCAAGAGTTTGGAGGTTGGAGTGGACACAGCCAAGGCAGACAGGTGTAGGGCTTGTTGGCGGCACCAGGGGGCAGCACCTGCTCACTTGGGTCCCCAGGAACCAGGC contains these protein-coding regions:
- the APEH gene encoding acylamino-acid-releasing enzyme isoform X1, which codes for MERQVLLSEPEEAAALYRGLSRQPALSAACLGPEVTTQYGGRYRTVHTEWTQRDLERMENIRFCRQYLVFHDGDSVVFAGPAGNSVETRGELLSRESPSGTMKAVLRKAGNTGEEKQFLEVWEKNRKLKSFNLSALEKHGPVYEDDCFGCLSWSHSETHLLYVAEKKRPKAESFFQTKALDISGSDDEMARPKKPDQAVKGDQFLFYEDWGENMVSKGTPVLCVLDIESGNISVLEGVPESVSPGQAFWAPGDTGVVFAGWWHEPFRLGIRFCTNRRSALYYVDLTGGNCELLSADSLAITSPRLSPDQCRIVYLQFPSLVPHQQCGQLCLYDWYTRVTVVVVDVVPRQLGESFSGIYCSLLPLGCWSADSQRVVFDTAQRSRQDLFAVDTQTGTVTPLTAGGSGGSWKLLTIDRDLMVAQFSTPNLPPCLKVGFLPPAGMEQEVVWVSLEEAESIPDISWSIRVLQPPPEQEHAQYVGLNFEVILIQPSNPPDKTQVPMVVMPHGGPHSSFVTSWMLLPAMLCKMGFAVLLVNYRGSTGFGQDSILSLPGNVGSQDVKDVQFAVEQVLQEEHFDAGRVALLGGSHGGFLSCHLIGQYPETYGACVVRNPVINIASMMGSTDIPDWCVVEAGHLYSSDCLPDPNLWSEMLNKSPIKYTPQVKTPVLLMLGQEDRRVPFKQGMEYYRALKARNVPVRLLLYPKSTHSLSEVEVESDSFMNAVIWMCTHLGH
- the APEH gene encoding acylamino-acid-releasing enzyme isoform X2, translating into MKAVLRKAGNTGEEKQFLEVWEKNRKLKSFNLSALEKHGPVYEDDCFGCLSWSHSETHLLYVAEKKRPKAESFFQTKALDISGSDDEMARPKKPDQAVKGDQFLFYEDWGENMVSKGTPVLCVLDIESGNISVLEGVPESVSPGQAFWAPGDTGVVFAGWWHEPFRLGIRFCTNRRSALYYVDLTGGNCELLSADSLAITSPRLSPDQCRIVYLQFPSLVPHQQCGQLCLYDWYTRVTVVVVDVVPRQLGESFSGIYCSLLPLGCWSADSQRVVFDTAQRSRQDLFAVDTQTGTVTPLTAGGSGGSWKLLTIDRDLMVAQFSTPNLPPCLKVGFLPPAGMEQEVVWVSLEEAESIPDISWSIRVLQPPPEQEHAQYVGLNFEVILIQPSNPPDKTQVPMVVMPHGGPHSSFVTSWMLLPAMLCKMGFAVLLVNYRGSTGFGQDSILSLPGNVGSQDVKDVQFAVEQVLQEEHFDAGRVALLGGSHGGFLSCHLIGQYPETYGACVVRNPVINIASMMGSTDIPDWCVVEAGHLYSSDCLPDPNLWSEMLNKSPIKYTPQVKTPVLLMLGQEDRRVPFKQGMEYYRALKARNVPVRLLLYPKSTHSLSEVEVESDSFMNAVIWMCTHLGH